In Halopseudomonas nanhaiensis, a single window of DNA contains:
- a CDS encoding proline--tRNA ligase — protein sequence MRTSQFLISTLKETPADATVISHQLMLRAGMIRKIASGLYTWLPMGLRVLRKVEHVVRDEMNNAGALEVLMPAIQPAELWQESGRWEQYGPELLRLKDRHDREFCVGPTHEEVITELARNEITSYKQLPLNLYQIQTKFRDEIRPRFGLMRAREFTMKDAYSFHIDQPSLQQTYDGMYQAYCNVFSRLGLDYRPVVADNGSIGGEGSHEFHVLADSGEDAIVFSDTGRYAANMEKATALLPSEERPAPAQERAMVDTPDQFTIDAVSAFLKLPATRTVKTLIVLGAGEEGQPHPLVALVLRGDHELNEIKAENRPEVHAPLTMATEQQIQSVIGCKPGSIGPVGLDIKVLVDHSAAVLADFVCGANQDGKHFTGVNWDRDARLDAVCDLRNVVEGDASPDGEGHLVIKRGIEVGHIFQLGRKYSQAMNCNVLNEQGKAVTLTMGCYGIGVSRVVAAAIEQNYDDRGIIWPDALAPFQVVLVPMKMEASQAVREKTEELYDQLKRAGIDVLMDDRDKKVSPGVKFADMDLIGIPHRVVISDRGLNDGQLEYKYRRDSDARTLPVDDMLDFLLQRIAGN from the coding sequence ATGCGTACCAGCCAATTTCTCATCTCCACCCTGAAAGAAACGCCCGCCGACGCCACGGTCATCAGCCACCAGTTGATGTTGCGCGCGGGGATGATCCGCAAGATCGCATCGGGACTGTACACCTGGCTGCCGATGGGTCTGCGGGTGCTGCGCAAGGTGGAGCACGTTGTACGTGACGAGATGAACAACGCCGGCGCGCTGGAAGTGCTGATGCCGGCGATTCAGCCGGCGGAGCTATGGCAGGAATCCGGCCGCTGGGAGCAGTACGGACCCGAACTGCTGCGTCTGAAGGACCGGCATGATCGTGAATTCTGCGTAGGGCCGACCCATGAGGAAGTGATCACCGAGCTGGCCCGCAACGAAATCACCAGCTACAAGCAGCTGCCGCTCAACCTGTATCAGATTCAAACCAAGTTCCGTGACGAAATCCGCCCGCGCTTCGGCCTGATGCGCGCCCGCGAGTTCACCATGAAGGACGCCTATTCCTTTCATATCGACCAACCATCCCTGCAGCAGACCTACGACGGGATGTATCAGGCGTATTGCAACGTATTCAGCCGGCTGGGTCTCGATTATCGACCGGTCGTTGCCGACAACGGGTCGATCGGCGGCGAGGGTTCGCACGAGTTTCATGTTCTGGCGGATTCCGGCGAAGATGCAATTGTCTTTTCCGACACCGGCCGCTACGCAGCGAACATGGAGAAGGCCACCGCGCTGTTGCCTTCGGAAGAGCGGCCTGCCCCGGCGCAGGAGCGCGCGATGGTCGACACACCGGACCAGTTCACCATCGATGCGGTCAGTGCGTTTCTGAAGCTGCCAGCCACTCGCACTGTCAAAACGCTGATCGTTCTGGGCGCTGGAGAGGAAGGCCAGCCGCATCCGCTGGTTGCGCTGGTTCTGCGGGGCGATCATGAACTGAACGAGATCAAGGCCGAAAATCGGCCGGAGGTCCATGCACCCCTGACGATGGCTACAGAGCAGCAAATCCAGAGCGTTATCGGCTGCAAACCTGGCTCGATCGGCCCCGTGGGTCTGGACATCAAGGTATTGGTCGACCATAGCGCTGCAGTGCTAGCCGACTTCGTCTGTGGGGCCAACCAGGACGGCAAGCACTTCACCGGGGTCAACTGGGATCGTGATGCGCGGCTTGATGCGGTGTGCGATCTGCGCAATGTGGTCGAGGGTGACGCAAGCCCGGACGGCGAAGGCCATCTGGTCATCAAACGCGGAATCGAAGTAGGACACATCTTCCAGCTCGGCAGGAAGTACAGCCAGGCGATGAACTGCAACGTGCTCAACGAGCAGGGCAAGGCAGTGACGCTGACCATGGGCTGTTACGGAATCGGCGTGTCGCGCGTGGTCGCCGCAGCCATCGAACAGAACTATGACGACCGAGGCATCATCTGGCCGGACGCCCTGGCGCCGTTCCAGGTCGTTCTGGTGCCGATGAAGATGGAAGCATCCCAAGCGGTCCGCGAGAAAACCGAAGAGCTCTACGATCAGCTCAAGCGCGCGGGAATCGACGTGCTGATGGACGATCGTGACAAGAAGGTCAGCCCAGGTGTCAAGTTTGCCGATATGGACCTGATCGGCATTCCCCACCGCGTTGTCATCAGCGATCGCGGTCTGAACGACGGCCAGCTGGAATACAAGTATCGTCGAGACAGCGACGCTCGGACGCTGCCTGTTGACGACATGCTCGACTTTCTTCTGCAGCGGATTGCCGGTAATTGA
- the ybgC gene encoding tol-pal system-associated acyl-CoA thioesterase, whose translation MRADSPGPPFALRARVYFEDTDAGGIVYYVNYLKFMERARTELVRSLGFDQSVLQRENIIFVVHSVSARYHAPARLDDELVISAAVSELKRASIRFVQQIHRADGTLLCEGEVLVACVSGDRYKPRTIPAALAEAFAASRQETRDTEQGVVDSAS comes from the coding sequence ATGCGCGCTGACAGTCCTGGGCCGCCATTCGCGCTGAGAGCCCGTGTCTATTTTGAAGATACCGATGCCGGTGGCATCGTCTACTACGTCAATTACCTCAAATTCATGGAGCGTGCGCGAACCGAGCTGGTCCGCTCCCTGGGGTTTGATCAAAGCGTCTTGCAGCGCGAAAACATCATCTTTGTTGTGCATTCCGTTTCGGCGCGCTACCACGCGCCCGCACGATTGGACGATGAACTAGTGATAAGCGCAGCGGTCTCGGAACTCAAGCGAGCGAGCATCCGCTTCGTTCAGCAGATCCACCGTGCCGATGGCACGCTGCTGTGTGAGGGTGAAGTATTGGTCGCATGCGTAAGCGGCGACCGCTACAAGCCCAGAACCATACCCGCTGCGTTGGCCGAGGCATTTGCCGCCAGCAGGCAGGAAACACGTGATACCGAGCAAGGAGTGGTAGATAGTGCAAGCTGA
- a CDS encoding HIT domain-containing protein codes for MFELHPQLAQDCIAVGDLPLSRLLLMNDSQFPWLILVPRRREVTELFELSAADQAQLQAEMSGLGQLLKDTFNADKMNIAALGNMVSQLHIHVVVRFRVDPVWPAPIWGKLPPVRYEGEALEQRLAELRAVLGKHFNFVEADK; via the coding sequence ATGTTCGAACTTCACCCGCAGCTCGCTCAGGACTGTATTGCGGTAGGCGATCTTCCGCTTTCGCGGCTCCTGCTGATGAACGATTCCCAGTTTCCGTGGCTGATTCTGGTGCCTCGGAGGCGGGAGGTGACCGAGTTGTTCGAGCTGAGCGCTGCCGACCAGGCCCAGCTTCAGGCGGAAATGTCGGGCCTTGGGCAGCTATTGAAAGACACATTCAATGCCGACAAGATGAACATCGCCGCGTTGGGGAATATGGTGAGTCAGTTGCATATACATGTGGTCGTTCGATTTCGTGTTGACCCGGTCTGGCCTGCACCAATATGGGGCAAGTTGCCCCCGGTGCGTTATGAAGGCGAAGCGCTTGAACAACGCCTTGCCGAACTCCGCGCGGTGCTGGGGAAACACTTCAACTTTGTGGAGGCCGACAAATGA
- the ruvC gene encoding crossover junction endodeoxyribonuclease RuvC translates to MALILGVDPGSRITGFGIVREEAGQCSYVTSGCIRLGDGPFPERLKRIFECLSELIEHHRPTVLSIEQVFLARNPDSALKLGQARGAAIVAAVNAGLVVNEYTARQVKQSVVGTGAADKTQVQHMVTQLLGLSGTPQADAADALAIALCHAHSAALHAQLGGGLIGLRAGRMRRR, encoded by the coding sequence ATGGCATTGATACTCGGGGTAGACCCTGGTTCGCGCATTACCGGCTTCGGCATCGTACGGGAGGAAGCCGGGCAGTGTTCCTATGTCACCTCAGGATGCATACGCCTTGGCGATGGTCCGTTTCCGGAGCGTCTCAAGCGAATCTTCGAATGTCTCAGCGAGCTCATCGAACATCATCGCCCGACGGTTCTGAGCATTGAACAGGTTTTTCTTGCACGCAATCCGGACTCCGCGCTCAAGCTTGGCCAGGCACGGGGAGCGGCAATAGTGGCAGCGGTCAACGCCGGGCTCGTAGTGAATGAATACACGGCGCGGCAGGTCAAGCAGTCCGTGGTGGGCACCGGGGCAGCCGACAAGACGCAGGTGCAGCATATGGTCACCCAGTTGCTCGGGTTGTCCGGCACGCCGCAGGCGGACGCAGCCGATGCCCTGGCGATCGCTCTCTGCCACGCCCACTCCGCAGCTCTGCATGCACAACTTGGTGGCGGCCTGATCGGCCTGCGCGCCGGTCGTATGCGCCGCCGCTGA
- the aspS gene encoding aspartate--tRNA ligase: protein MMRTHYCGQLNESLADQEITLCGWVHRRRDHGGVIFLDIRDREGLAQVVFDPDREDTFALADRVRSEYVVKVRGKVRPRPAGAVNPNMASGAIEVLGYELEVLNQAETPPFPLDEYSDVGEETRLRYRFIDLRRPEMAAKLKLRSRITSSIRRYLDENGFLDVETPILTRATPEGARDYLVPSRTHPGSFFALPQSPQLFKQLLMVAGFDRYYQIAKCFRDEDLRADRQPEFTQIDIETSFLDEADIIGLTEGMIRGLFKEVLDLDLGDFPHMTFEEAMRRYGSDKPDLRIPLELVDVADQLSEVEFKVFSGPAKDPKGRVAALRVPGAAGMPRSQIDDYTKFVGNYGAKGLAYIKVNERAKGVEGLQSPIVKFIPEQNLQVILDRAGAVDGDIVFFGADKAKIVSDALGALRIRLGHDLKLLTCEWAPLWVVDFPMFEENDDGSLSALHHPFTAPKCSPAELKADPAAALSRAYDMVLNGTELGGGSIRIYRKDMQQAVFDILGISPEEQQEKFGFLLDALKYGAPPHGGLAFGLDRLVMLMTGASSIREVIAFPKTQSAADVMTQAPGAVDSKALRELHIRLREQPKAE from the coding sequence ATGATGCGTACCCACTATTGCGGCCAGCTGAACGAATCGCTGGCTGATCAGGAAATCACTCTCTGTGGCTGGGTCCACCGCCGCCGCGATCATGGTGGCGTGATCTTCCTTGATATTCGCGATCGTGAAGGCCTCGCTCAGGTGGTTTTCGATCCCGATCGGGAAGACACCTTCGCTCTGGCGGACCGAGTGCGCAGCGAATACGTCGTCAAGGTGCGCGGCAAGGTGCGTCCGCGCCCGGCAGGCGCAGTGAACCCCAACATGGCTTCCGGGGCGATCGAGGTGCTGGGTTACGAACTGGAAGTGCTGAACCAGGCTGAGACCCCTCCGTTCCCGCTCGACGAATACTCCGATGTTGGCGAGGAGACCCGTCTGCGTTACCGCTTCATCGACCTGCGTCGTCCTGAAATGGCTGCCAAGCTCAAGCTGCGCTCGCGCATCACCAGCAGCATCCGGCGCTACCTTGACGAAAACGGCTTCCTGGACGTCGAGACGCCGATTCTGACGCGCGCCACGCCGGAAGGGGCGCGGGACTATCTGGTGCCAAGCCGCACCCACCCGGGCAGCTTCTTCGCTCTGCCGCAGTCGCCGCAGCTGTTCAAGCAGTTGCTCATGGTTGCCGGCTTCGACCGCTACTATCAGATCGCCAAATGCTTCCGTGATGAGGACCTGCGTGCCGACCGCCAGCCGGAATTCACGCAGATCGATATCGAGACCAGCTTTCTTGACGAAGCGGACATCATTGGTCTGACCGAAGGCATGATCCGCGGTCTGTTCAAGGAAGTGCTCGATCTGGATCTTGGCGACTTCCCGCATATGACGTTCGAGGAAGCCATGCGTCGCTATGGCTCCGACAAGCCGGATCTGCGCATTCCGCTCGAGCTGGTCGATGTTGCCGATCAACTCTCCGAAGTCGAATTCAAGGTATTCAGCGGTCCGGCCAAGGACCCGAAAGGCCGCGTCGCGGCACTACGGGTGCCGGGCGCTGCCGGCATGCCGCGCAGCCAGATCGACGACTACACCAAGTTCGTTGGCAACTACGGCGCCAAAGGCCTGGCCTATATCAAGGTCAACGAGCGGGCGAAGGGCGTCGAAGGGTTGCAGTCGCCCATCGTCAAATTCATTCCCGAGCAGAACCTGCAGGTCATCCTGGACCGGGCAGGCGCCGTGGATGGCGATATCGTGTTCTTCGGTGCGGACAAGGCCAAGATCGTCAGCGACGCCCTGGGCGCACTGCGCATTCGGCTGGGCCATGACCTCAAGCTGCTCACCTGTGAGTGGGCGCCGCTCTGGGTGGTCGACTTCCCGATGTTCGAGGAAAACGATGACGGCTCGCTGTCGGCCCTGCATCACCCGTTCACCGCGCCGAAGTGCTCGCCGGCAGAGCTCAAGGCCGATCCTGCTGCAGCGCTGTCGCGTGCCTATGACATGGTGCTCAACGGCACCGAACTGGGCGGCGGTTCGATCCGTATCTACCGCAAGGACATGCAGCAGGCGGTATTCGACATTCTTGGCATCAGCCCCGAAGAGCAGCAGGAAAAGTTCGGCTTCCTGCTCGATGCCCTGAAGTATGGTGCGCCGCCGCATGGTGGCCTGGCGTTCGGTCTGGACCGTCTGGTGATGCTGATGACCGGCGCCAGTTCGATCCGCGAGGTCATCGCGTTCCCGAAGACGCAGAGCGCAGCAGACGTCATGACTCAGGCGCCGGGCGCAGTGGACAGCAAGGCGCTGCGCGAACTGCATATTCGTTTGCGCGAGCAGCCGAAGGCGGAGTAA
- the ruvA gene encoding Holliday junction branch migration protein RuvA, whose product MIGRLTGIVLEKQPPFILLDVQGVAYELDAPMSTFYELPAVGERAVLHTHMVVREDAQLLYGFSHKRERELFRELIKLNGVGPKLALALMSGLDVDELVRAVQAQDTSALVKVPGVGKKTAERLLVELKDRFKAWEALPGPLKTLGPGKQPAQPASQSSDAVSALVSLGYKPQEASKAVAAIEEDGLSSEELIRRALKGMV is encoded by the coding sequence GTGATCGGCAGACTCACCGGCATCGTGCTGGAAAAGCAACCTCCCTTCATTCTGCTGGATGTACAGGGCGTCGCCTACGAGCTCGATGCTCCGATGAGCACCTTCTATGAGTTGCCGGCCGTCGGTGAGCGGGCGGTGCTGCATACACACATGGTGGTGCGCGAGGATGCCCAGCTGCTCTATGGCTTTTCCCACAAGCGTGAGCGGGAGCTGTTTCGCGAGTTGATAAAGCTCAACGGCGTCGGACCTAAGCTTGCCCTGGCGCTGATGTCCGGGCTGGACGTCGACGAACTGGTCAGGGCTGTCCAGGCGCAGGATACCTCGGCGCTGGTCAAGGTTCCGGGTGTTGGCAAGAAGACCGCCGAGCGCCTGCTGGTGGAGCTCAAGGACCGGTTCAAGGCATGGGAAGCACTACCGGGACCACTCAAGACACTCGGGCCGGGCAAGCAGCCAGCGCAGCCGGCGTCGCAATCAAGCGATGCAGTCAGCGCTCTGGTCTCTCTGGGTTACAAGCCCCAGGAAGCGAGCAAGGCAGTGGCCGCAATCGAGGAAGACGGGCTCAGTAGTGAAGAGTTGATTCGCCGTGCACTCAAGGGCATGGTGTAG
- a CDS encoding Dps family protein, with protein MKIDIGITEEDRGKIAEGLSRLLADTYTLYLKTHNFHWNVKGPMFQTLHVMFEQHYTELALAVDDVAERIRTLGFPAPGTYKQFVELSSIKEDEGVPEAREMIRLLVEGHEACVRTARSIFPICDSTHDEPTADLLTQRMQVHEKTAWMLRSLLET; from the coding sequence ATGAAGATCGACATCGGCATAACCGAAGAAGACCGCGGCAAGATTGCGGAGGGGCTGTCGCGCCTGCTGGCAGATACCTACACGCTATATCTGAAAACCCACAACTTTCACTGGAACGTAAAGGGTCCGATGTTCCAGACGCTGCACGTGATGTTCGAGCAGCACTACACCGAACTGGCGCTGGCGGTGGATGACGTCGCCGAGCGCATCCGCACCCTGGGCTTCCCTGCTCCCGGCACCTACAAGCAGTTCGTCGAGCTGAGTTCAATCAAGGAAGATGAGGGTGTGCCGGAGGCGCGGGAAATGATTCGGTTGCTGGTGGAGGGTCACGAGGCGTGCGTCCGGACCGCTCGCAGCATATTCCCGATCTGCGACAGCACACATGACGAGCCAACCGCTGACCTGCTCACGCAGCGCATGCAGGTACACGAAAAGACAGCCTGGATGCTGCGCAGCCTTCTCGAGACCTGA
- a CDS encoding SlyX family protein — MSDLLEHRLADLEARLAFQDDTIQTLNDMVSRQQMELDKLSRAMELLARRQADIAASIPVDAEDSPPPHY, encoded by the coding sequence ATGAGCGATCTACTGGAACACAGACTGGCGGACCTCGAAGCGCGCCTCGCGTTTCAGGACGACACTATCCAGACCCTCAATGACATGGTCAGCCGACAGCAGATGGAGTTGGACAAACTGAGCCGGGCCATGGAATTACTGGCGCGTCGGCAGGCGGATATCGCCGCGTCCATCCCGGTTGACGCCGAGGATTCACCTCCGCCGCATTATTGA
- the tolQ gene encoding protein TolQ — MSMWHLVSSASVLVQLVMLTLIAASVASWIIIFQRTTTLRAAKSSLDDFEERFWSGIDLSKLYRQVTGTPNADSGLEQIFRAGFKEFSRMRQQPGVDPDAVMDAVQRSMRVAISREEEKLDSHLSFLATVGSTSPYIGLFGTVWGIMNSFRGLATVQQATLATVAPGIAEALIATAIGLFAAIPAVIAYNRFSARSEMLIGRYYTFADEFSSILHRRVHASEE, encoded by the coding sequence ATGTCGATGTGGCACCTGGTATCCAGCGCCAGCGTGCTGGTGCAGCTGGTTATGCTGACCCTCATCGCCGCATCCGTCGCTTCCTGGATCATCATCTTTCAGCGCACCACCACGTTGCGTGCCGCCAAGAGTTCTCTGGATGACTTCGAAGAGCGTTTCTGGTCGGGGATCGATCTGTCCAAGCTGTACCGCCAGGTAACCGGCACACCGAACGCGGATTCGGGTCTGGAGCAGATCTTTCGCGCCGGCTTCAAGGAGTTTTCCCGCATGCGTCAGCAGCCGGGTGTCGATCCGGACGCGGTCATGGACGCGGTACAGCGGTCGATGCGGGTAGCCATTTCCCGCGAGGAAGAGAAGCTCGACAGTCATCTGTCGTTTCTCGCCACGGTAGGCTCGACCAGCCCGTACATCGGCCTGTTCGGTACCGTCTGGGGCATCATGAATTCCTTCCGCGGTCTGGCAACCGTCCAGCAGGCGACGCTTGCCACCGTCGCTCCCGGTATTGCCGAAGCGCTGATCGCTACCGCGATTGGTCTGTTCGCTGCGATCCCGGCGGTTATTGCCTACAACCGCTTCTCCGCTCGTTCGGAAATGCTGATCGGCCGGTATTACACCTTCGCCGACGAATTCTCCAGCATCCTCCACCGCCGCGTGCACGCCAGCGAAGAGTAA
- a CDS encoding YebC/PmpR family DNA-binding transcriptional regulator — MAGHSKWANIKHRKAAQDARRGKIFTKLIRELTISARLGGPVPADNPRLRSAVDKALGSNMTRDTIDRAIARGAGSNDADNMEELTYEGYGAGGVAILVEAMTDNRNRTVGEVRHAFNKCGGNLGTDGSVAYLFTRRGRISYLPGVDEDGLMEAALDAGAEDIVSNDDGSVDVYTAFEEFGAVKDALDAAGFASEASEVSMIPSTTTPLDADTAEKVIRLIDMLEDLDDVQNVYSNAEISDEVMDQLG, encoded by the coding sequence ATGGCCGGTCATTCCAAATGGGCCAACATCAAACACCGCAAGGCGGCGCAGGATGCCAGGCGGGGCAAGATATTTACCAAGCTGATCCGTGAGCTGACCATCTCGGCGCGCCTCGGCGGGCCGGTACCAGCGGACAACCCTCGGCTCCGCTCGGCAGTCGACAAGGCGTTGGGTTCGAACATGACCCGCGACACCATCGATCGGGCGATTGCCCGGGGAGCCGGCAGCAACGACGCCGACAATATGGAAGAGCTGACGTACGAAGGCTACGGCGCCGGTGGCGTGGCCATCCTGGTTGAAGCGATGACGGACAATCGCAACCGTACGGTCGGCGAGGTGCGTCACGCCTTCAACAAATGCGGTGGTAATCTTGGGACAGACGGCTCGGTGGCCTACCTCTTCACGCGCCGCGGCCGCATCAGCTATCTGCCGGGTGTCGACGAGGACGGTCTCATGGAGGCTGCGCTGGACGCAGGCGCGGAAGACATCGTCAGCAACGATGATGGATCGGTGGACGTCTACACCGCCTTCGAGGAGTTCGGGGCCGTCAAGGACGCGCTGGACGCTGCGGGATTCGCCAGCGAAGCTTCAGAGGTGAGCATGATTCCCTCGACGACCACGCCGCTCGACGCTGATACTGCGGAGAAGGTCATCCGTCTCATCGACATGCTCGAAGACCTCGACGACGTGCAGAATGTGTACAGCAACGCCGAGATTTCGGACGAGGTCATGGATCAGCTGGGCTGA
- the ruvB gene encoding Holliday junction branch migration DNA helicase RuvB: MLEEDRLIAASPRQQEEVIDRAIRPYRLADYIGQPTVREQMELFIKAAKGRGEALDHVLIFGPPGLGKTTLANIIAQEMGVKIKSTSGPVLERAGDLAAMLTNLEAGDVLFVDEIHRLSPVVEEILYPAMEDYQLDIMIGEGPAARSIKLDLPPFTLVGATTRAGMLTNPLRDRFGIVQRLEFYGVDDLSTIVSRSAAILGLQLDPAGAREVARRSRGTPRIANRLLRRVRDFAEVRSEGAITREVADQALNLLDVDEQGFDHMDRRLLLTMIDKFDGGPVGVDSLAAAISEERHTIEDVLEPYLIQQGFIMRTPRGRVVTRHAYLYFGLDLPARMERNTPDLFSDS; encoded by the coding sequence ATGTTGGAAGAAGACCGCCTGATCGCCGCCTCGCCGCGGCAGCAGGAAGAAGTGATCGATCGGGCGATCCGCCCGTACCGGCTTGCCGACTATATCGGCCAGCCCACCGTGCGCGAGCAGATGGAGCTGTTCATCAAGGCGGCCAAGGGGCGCGGCGAGGCGCTCGACCATGTGCTGATTTTCGGTCCGCCAGGCCTGGGCAAGACCACGCTGGCAAACATCATTGCCCAGGAAATGGGCGTGAAGATCAAAAGCACCTCCGGTCCGGTGCTCGAGCGGGCCGGTGATCTGGCCGCCATGCTGACCAATCTGGAAGCAGGGGACGTGCTGTTCGTCGACGAGATCCACCGTCTGTCTCCGGTCGTGGAGGAGATTCTCTATCCCGCGATGGAGGACTATCAGCTCGACATCATGATCGGCGAGGGTCCTGCTGCACGATCCATCAAACTCGACCTGCCACCGTTCACCCTGGTAGGCGCGACCACCCGCGCCGGCATGCTTACCAATCCGCTACGTGACCGTTTCGGTATCGTCCAGCGCCTGGAGTTCTACGGCGTCGACGACCTGTCCACCATCGTATCCCGCTCGGCCGCCATCCTCGGGTTGCAGCTCGATCCCGCAGGCGCCAGGGAGGTGGCCCGACGTTCGCGCGGCACGCCGCGTATCGCCAATCGCCTGTTGCGCCGAGTAAGGGATTTTGCCGAGGTACGCAGCGAAGGCGCCATTACTCGCGAAGTCGCGGATCAGGCACTCAATCTGCTCGACGTGGACGAGCAGGGGTTCGATCACATGGACCGCCGCCTGCTGCTAACGATGATCGATAAATTCGATGGTGGGCCGGTAGGTGTAGACAGCCTCGCCGCCGCTATCAGCGAGGAGCGCCACACCATCGAGGATGTGCTTGAACCCTACCTGATTCAGCAGGGGTTCATCATGCGCACCCCGCGTGGGCGTGTGGTGACCCGTCATGCCTATCTGTATTTCGGCCTCGATCTGCCTGCACGGATGGAACGCAATACACCGGATCTGTTCAGCGACAGCTGA
- a CDS encoding OprD family outer membrane porin — MKNAVKWSSIALAVAMGNGLIASQAVAQTESENQGIVEGASATLNSRTVYFNRDFRDGGKREEAATGLLLDFQSGFSQGPIGLGFDVTAMGGLKLDSGNGRRGTGILPNDSSDPDYNVPNEYSEIRGAVKANILGDTVLRYGVHFPENPVIAYDDARLLPNHYQGYSVANNSIDGLFVEAGRMNKRSDMAGSSEYDGVFTSYVDDEEVVYLGGTYTFNDQLAATLYTSDADQLWKRHFVGLSHNFAINDGLSLGTEFAFYDTSDETPDAGTSYDNQAGSLAFTLGAGNHGFTVAYQQMGGDNRFAYEDGAIFLANSVQYADFNAKDEKSYQVRYDYDFAGLGIPGLSFMTRYIRGYDIDTGFATIEAEGAFVARDTRWERNSHLNYEFQSGALEGLNVLWRNATVRQDANLDGGDIDENRLIVSYSWDLL, encoded by the coding sequence ATGAAAAATGCAGTCAAATGGAGTTCGATCGCGCTTGCGGTTGCCATGGGCAACGGCCTGATCGCGTCGCAAGCTGTAGCGCAAACCGAATCCGAAAATCAGGGCATCGTCGAGGGCGCTTCTGCCACCCTCAACAGCCGCACAGTTTATTTCAACCGTGACTTCCGTGACGGCGGCAAGCGCGAAGAAGCGGCTACCGGCCTTCTGCTTGATTTCCAGTCCGGCTTCAGCCAGGGCCCGATCGGCCTTGGCTTTGACGTGACCGCAATGGGCGGCCTGAAGCTCGACAGCGGCAACGGACGACGTGGAACCGGGATTCTCCCGAACGATTCGAGCGACCCGGATTACAATGTTCCAAACGAGTACTCCGAAATCCGTGGCGCCGTAAAAGCCAACATCCTGGGCGACACCGTCCTGCGTTATGGCGTCCACTTCCCGGAAAATCCGGTCATCGCCTACGACGACGCTCGCCTGCTGCCGAACCACTACCAGGGCTACAGCGTCGCCAATAATTCGATCGACGGGCTGTTCGTCGAAGCCGGTCGCATGAACAAGCGTAGCGATATGGCTGGTTCATCTGAGTACGACGGCGTCTTTACCTCATACGTCGATGACGAAGAGGTCGTGTATCTCGGCGGCACCTATACTTTCAACGATCAGCTGGCTGCGACGCTCTATACATCTGACGCCGATCAGCTGTGGAAGCGCCATTTCGTCGGTCTGAGTCACAATTTCGCAATCAATGACGGATTGTCGCTCGGCACTGAGTTCGCTTTCTACGATACATCTGACGAAACTCCTGATGCGGGTACCTCCTACGACAACCAGGCAGGATCTCTCGCCTTCACTCTAGGCGCGGGTAACCATGGCTTCACCGTTGCATACCAGCAGATGGGCGGTGATAACCGCTTTGCGTATGAAGACGGTGCTATCTTTCTTGCCAACTCAGTTCAGTATGCGGACTTCAACGCCAAGGACGAGAAATCTTACCAAGTCCGCTATGATTACGACTTTGCAGGCCTCGGCATCCCAGGCCTGAGCTTCATGACTCGCTACATCCGCGGCTATGACATCGACACAGGCTTTGCGACGATCGAAGCCGAGGGCGCATTCGTCGCTCGCGATACTCGCTGGGAGCGTAACAGCCACCTGAACTACGAGTTCCAGTCTGGTGCTCTTGAAGGCCTGAACGTACTGTGGCGTAACGCTACCGTTCGCCAGGACGCAAATCTGGATGGCGGCGACATCGACGAGAATCGTCTGATCGTCTCCTACTCCTGGGATCTGCTGTAA